The genomic stretch CTGCGCGGGTGCCGATCGCGAGCAGCAGGTGCACCGGCTCGATCCGGTCGGCCCGGAGTCCGCGGGCCTGGGCCTGGGCGTCGACCACGACCTGCCGGGCGTCGTCGGTGAATCGTTCGAACACCTCAGTCGTCCTTCCTGCTGCGGGCGTGCTTCTTGTGCACCGCCTGGCGGCTGACGCCGAGCGCATCGGCGATCTGCTGCCAGGACCACCCGCGATCACGGGCGCTGGAGACCTGGAGGACCTCCAGCCGGTCGGCCAGCTCGCGCAGCGCCCGGATGGCGCGCAGCCCGGTGGCCGGGTCGTCGGCCGCGGCGGCGGTGACGTCGGTGGTGGACATGCCCGTCAACGTAGGTTGACGGAGTAGGACTGTCAACCTGAGTTGACGGACGTCGTCCCGTACGCTGCCGCGCGTGTCTGCACCCACCGCTGAGCGCACCCTCGTCCTGGTCAAGCCCGACGGCGTGGCCCGCGGCCTGGTCGGCCAGGTGATCGCCCGGCTCGAGGCCAAGGGCCTGCGCCTGGTCGCCGCCGAGCTGCGCACGCTGACCGCCGAGGTCGCCGAGACCCACTACGCCGAGCACCGCGAGCGCCCGTTCTTCGGCTCGCTCGTGGAGTTCATCACCAGCGCGCCGCTGATGGCGCTGGTCGTCGAGGGCCCGCGGGCCATCGAGGCGTTCCGCGCGCTGGCCGGCGCGACCGACCCGGTCAAGGCCGGCCCGGGCACCATCCGCGGCGACTTCGCCCTGGAGGTGCAGGCCAACATCGTGCACGGCTCGGACTCGCCCGAGTCCGCCGCCCGCGAGATCGCGCTGTTCTTCCCCCAGCTGGGCTGACCCGTGCCCTCGGGGGCGGAAACGGCCGTTTCTGCCCTCGAGGGACCGGGCTGTCGCCACCGGCGGCTACCCTGGACGGGTCATGACTGGTGAGTCCCTGTACCCCCGCCTCGAGCCCCTGCTCGCCCAGGTCCAGAAGCCCATCCAGTACGTCGGCGGTGAGCTCAACGCCCAGGTGAAGCCCTGGGACGACGTCGCCGTCCACTGGGCGCTGATGTACCCCGACGCCTACGAGGTGGGGCTGCCCAACCAGGGCCTCATGATCCTCTACGAGGTGCTCAACGAGCGCCCCGACGCCCTGGCCGAGCGCACCTATGCGGTCTGGCCCGATCTGGCCGGGCTGATGCGCGAGCACGGCGTCGGCCAGTTCACCGTCGACAGCCACCGCGCGTTGCGCGACTTCGACCTGCTGGGCGTCAGCTTCGCCACCGAGCTGGGCTACACCAACCTGCTCGAGGCCCTCGACCTCGCCGGCGTTCCGCTGCACGCCGTCGACCGCGACGAGACCCACCCGGTCGTCGTCGCCGGCGGGCACGCCGCCTTCAACCCCGAGCCGGTCAGCGACTTCGTCGACTGCGCCGTCCTCGGTGACGGCGAGCAGGTCGTCGGCGACATCACCGACGTCGTGGCCGCCTGGAAGGCCCAGGGCCGGCCCGGCGGGCGCGTGGAGCTGCTCGCCCGGCTCGCCCGGGTCGACGGCGTGTACGTGCCCCGCTTCTACGCCGTCACCTACGGCGCCGACGGCACGATCGCCGAGGTGCTGCGCACCCGCGACGACGTCCCGGCCCGGGTCGGCAAGCGCACCGTCATGGACCTCGACGAGTGGCCCTACCCCAAGCAGCCGCTGGTCCCGCTGGCCGAGAGCGTGCACGAGCGGATGAGCGTGGAGATCTTCCGCGGTTGCACCCGGGGCTGCCGGTTCTGCCAGGCCGGCATGATCACCCGCCCGGTGCGCGAGCGCACGATCACCGGCATCGGCTCGATGGTCGACGCCGGCCTCAAGGCCACCGGCTACGAGGAGG from Modestobacter roseus encodes the following:
- a CDS encoding helix-turn-helix domain-containing protein, whose product is MSTTDVTAAAADDPATGLRAIRALRELADRLEVLQVSSARDRGWSWQQIADALGVSRQAVHKKHARSRKDD
- the ndk gene encoding nucleoside-diphosphate kinase, whose product is MSAPTAERTLVLVKPDGVARGLVGQVIARLEAKGLRLVAAELRTLTAEVAETHYAEHRERPFFGSLVEFITSAPLMALVVEGPRAIEAFRALAGATDPVKAGPGTIRGDFALEVQANIVHGSDSPESAAREIALFFPQLG